The sequence AAACATTCTCTTAAACTTAATAGTGGTTTTTTTGTTTCAAAAGAAGGTGGGACAGAATAACCTAATTCTTTCATAATTCTTTCTATTGCTTTTGAATGATACTCCATCCTCTTTACCTAAATAATAAAACAGCTTGGGATTTTTAAATCTTATGTTTAAAAAAGCAAAATTGAAATTGCGATTATCGCCAATACCATAGCTAATATTTCTTTAACAGAGAATACATCTCCAAATATAAAAATTGATAAAACAGCTAAAAATATGGTGCTTAAACTAATAACTGCCATTACTAAAGCTACTTTTCCTTCTTCTAATGCTTTAAGTGTAGATACAAAACCAGTCAGAGTAAATATTATTAAAAAAACAACTAAAATTAAGAATGAAATATTTAAATTGGATATTTTTGCTTTTATATTTTCCAAATTAATTTCTCCTATTTCATTAACTATTTTTTTAAGAACTATATTAGCAAATGTAAATAAAATCATTGCTGCTACTGCAAATATAACCCATTTCATTTTTTTACACCTTATTATCTAATTTATTTTATACTTTAAATTTCAATTTCCATTTTATCTTCTGATAATATTATATTTCCATTGTAATATTTATTAATTGTTCCTTTTATGTCTGTTTTTTGAACTTTTGGATAAAAATGAAAAAGAACTAATTTTTTAGGGTTTGTTTTTTGTGCAATCTTTCCAACTGCTGTTGGATTTAAATGAACACGGGGGGGATACTCATCTGAAAAAGCGCACTCTAATAAAAATAAATCTACATTTTTAGCAAATTTTCCTAAATTATTTTCTAATTCTCCATCATATCCAGTATCTCCAGAATAAACTAAAGTTTTGTTATTATGTTGTATTTTAAATGCTCTGCTTTCTTCTTTATGTTTTACTTTTATTGCTGAAATTTTAATATTATCTAATTCAATATCTCCATCATCTATATTTGTAAAAACTATTTTATCTCCTGCATTTGTTTCATTATCAAATGTTTTTATTAAATTATTATAAAAAGTTTCAAACTCTTTTGATGCAAATATAACCATTTGAATATTTTTATCTTCATTCAAATATTTATTATTTTTTAAAAGAAATAATAAATAAATCAAATCTAATGAATGATCTGGGTGAAAATGAGATAAAAAAAGATAATCAATATCATTAATTGTTTTTCCTAATTCTAATAAGCGCTTTATTGATCCTGGACCAATATCTAATAATGCATTTTTACCATTATCAAATTCTAATAAAAAAGACGGCGCGTTTCTCTTTAAATCTAAAATAGCAGTGCCTGATCCTAAAATTGTTAATCTCATTTAAACACCTTTATATATTGAATATTTTTTCTTTAAAACAGCAGCCCAATATCTATCTCCATACGACCAATGCCACCATTCAGTTGGATAATTTATAAATCCTGCTTTTTTCATTAGTTTTATTAATAATTTTCTATTTTCCTGTGCCTTCTTAGAAATTTCTCTTGAATTGGTTGCTGTTTTTGTTTTAAATTCTCCTAATTTTGTCCCCATATCTAATAATCTTCCTTTTGAATTAAGAATTGAAACATCTACTGCCCCTCCTGTTGAATGTGGGGGAACAATATCCAAAGGAGCCGCTGCTTTACTTGCTTCTTGTTTTATTTTATTTTTATTCCAAGTTGGATTTTCTTTTTTAACCTCATTACAAGCAGCTTGAAAAGCTTTTTTCTGAGATTTCAAAGACCTATAACCACATCTTAATAATATTTTATAACCTTCAGGTAAATTTTTTTGAACGAAACATAATTTATTAGCAACTGTTTCTCTTACAAAACCTGCTCTTTTTGCGTACCATTCTCCTTCGTTTTTAATATATGTTGGTGGCCTTACAATTATTTTAGGACAAAATTTCTGTATATTAATTAACTTTTCTC comes from Candidatus Micrarchaeia archaeon and encodes:
- a CDS encoding EamA family transporter encodes the protein MKWVIFAVAAMILFTFANIVLKKIVNEIGEINLENIKAKISNLNISFLILVVFLIIFTLTGFVSTLKALEEGKVALVMAVISLSTIFLAVLSIFIFGDVFSVKEILAMVLAIIAISILLF
- a CDS encoding MBL fold metallo-hydrolase, with the translated sequence MRLTILGSGTAILDLKRNAPSFLLEFDNGKNALLDIGPGSIKRLLELGKTINDIDYLFLSHFHPDHSLDLIYLLFLLKNNKYLNEDKNIQMVIFASKEFETFYNNLIKTFDNETNAGDKIVFTNIDDGDIELDNIKISAIKVKHKEESRAFKIQHNNKTLVYSGDTGYDGELENNLGKFAKNVDLFLLECAFSDEYPPRVHLNPTAVGKIAQKTNPKKLVLFHFYPKVQKTDIKGTINKYYNGNIILSEDKMEIEI
- a CDS encoding M15 family metallopeptidase, whose amino-acid sequence is MKLIPDSELKKIPIKDNGEKLINIQKFCPKIIVRPPTYIKNEGEWYAKRAGFVRETVANKLCFVQKNLPEGYKILLRCGYRSLKSQKKAFQAACNEVKKENPTWNKNKIKQEASKAAAPLDIVPPHSTGGAVDVSILNSKGRLLDMGTKLGEFKTKTATNSREISKKAQENRKLLIKLMKKAGFINYPTEWWHWSYGDRYWAAVLKKKYSIYKGV